A stretch of Crossiella cryophila DNA encodes these proteins:
- a CDS encoding IclR family transcriptional regulator: MSDLAPKRPHHRAVDRIAAILETVATEPQGLGLTQLALRLDAPVSSIQKLVNGLVAVGYLDETDHRFTLGAAPYLLSLRAGRVPARVVRHADLVALSREHRCSAVLAVRLGDASVYVDWAGTDDPFNYLTVRQLRTPLPETAVGRVLLAHLPERERHEVVSAHVGGEAEAALGLLAELAEIREDGFSLGDSGPMLRGIAAVAAPVWAEGVVVGAVSLAGRREGVGERLPELAEVLVSAVREWAGRAVER; encoded by the coding sequence ATGTCCGATCTCGCCCCCAAACGCCCACATCACCGCGCGGTCGACCGCATCGCCGCCATCCTGGAGACCGTGGCCACCGAGCCGCAGGGACTGGGCCTCACCCAGCTCGCGCTGCGCCTGGACGCCCCGGTCTCCTCGATCCAGAAGCTGGTCAACGGCCTGGTCGCGGTCGGCTACCTGGACGAGACCGACCACCGCTTCACCCTGGGCGCCGCGCCGTACCTGCTGTCGCTGCGCGCCGGGCGGGTGCCTGCCAGGGTGGTGCGGCACGCGGACCTGGTGGCGCTGTCCAGGGAACACCGGTGCAGCGCGGTGCTGGCGGTGCGGCTGGGGGACGCCTCGGTGTACGTGGACTGGGCGGGGACGGACGACCCGTTCAACTACCTGACGGTGCGGCAGTTGCGCACGCCGTTGCCGGAGACCGCGGTGGGGCGGGTGCTGCTGGCACACCTGCCGGAGCGGGAGCGGCATGAGGTGGTGAGCGCGCACGTGGGCGGGGAGGCGGAGGCCGCGCTGGGGCTGCTGGCGGAGCTGGCGGAGATCCGCGAGGACGGGTTCTCGCTGGGGGACAGCGGGCCGATGCTGCGCGGGATCGCGGCGGTGGCGGCGCCGGTGTGGGCGGAGGGGGTTGTGGTGGGGGCGGTGTCCCTGGCGGGGCGGCGGGAGGGGGTGGGGGAGCGGTTGCCGGAGTTGGCTGAGGTGTTGGTGTCGGCGGTGCGGGAGTGGGCTGGGCGGGCGGTGGAGCGGTGA
- a CDS encoding 3-hydroxyacyl-CoA dehydrogenase family protein: MSRTIAVVGAGVIGLSWTTLFLAKGFRVRLCDPRPDLAEVAATAIPELAPTVPGFTGDAAELLTRLECTADTLHAVRDVHAVQENGPENLEFKQDLFAALEKAAPPEALLLSSTSGLVPTLLGASMTDPGRVLVGHPFNPPHVLPLVELVPHPTSTPELIDRAAGFYRELGKVPVTLRAESRGFVANRLQGALFAEAVTLVQDGVVTPAELDLIVRNSLGIRWAAVGPFEALHLGGGPGGLRHLLTHLGPGMARGWAQRRTPTLDESTVDTLSAAADHDFGSTDYPGRTRRRDDRQLAILAALNSTEGA, encoded by the coding sequence ATGAGCCGCACCATCGCGGTCGTCGGCGCAGGCGTCATCGGCCTGTCCTGGACGACCCTGTTCCTGGCCAAGGGTTTCCGGGTCCGCCTGTGCGACCCGCGCCCCGACCTGGCCGAGGTCGCCGCCACCGCCATCCCCGAACTCGCGCCCACCGTCCCCGGCTTCACCGGCGATGCGGCCGAGCTGCTCACCCGCCTGGAGTGCACCGCCGACACACTGCACGCCGTGCGGGATGTGCACGCCGTGCAGGAGAACGGCCCGGAGAACCTGGAGTTCAAGCAGGACCTGTTCGCCGCACTGGAGAAGGCGGCCCCGCCGGAGGCCCTGCTGCTCTCCTCCACCTCCGGCCTGGTCCCCACCCTGCTCGGCGCGAGCATGACCGACCCGGGCCGGGTCCTGGTCGGTCACCCGTTCAACCCCCCGCACGTCCTGCCCCTGGTCGAACTGGTCCCGCACCCGACCAGCACCCCCGAGCTGATCGACCGCGCCGCCGGGTTCTACCGCGAACTCGGCAAGGTCCCGGTCACGCTGCGCGCCGAGAGCCGCGGTTTCGTGGCCAACCGGCTGCAGGGCGCGCTGTTCGCCGAGGCGGTCACCCTGGTCCAGGACGGCGTGGTCACCCCGGCCGAGCTGGACCTGATCGTGCGCAACTCCCTGGGCATCCGCTGGGCCGCGGTCGGCCCGTTCGAGGCCCTGCACCTGGGCGGCGGCCCCGGCGGCCTGCGGCACCTGCTCACCCACCTCGGCCCCGGCATGGCCCGCGGCTGGGCCCAGCGCCGCACCCCCACCCTTGACGAGTCCACAGTGGACACCCTGTCCGCGGCGGCCGACCACGACTTCGGCAGCACGGACTACCCCGGCCGGACCCGCCGCCGCGACGACCGGCAACTGGCGATCCTGGCCGCGTTGAACAGCACCGAAGGAGCCTGA
- a CDS encoding acetoacetate decarboxylase, producing the protein MKAADVARRLATPLTAPAYPASRTRFRDREYLNIVYRTDPDALRAVVPEPLEIEEPLVRFEIMRMNQASNYGPYTEAGQVIPVRFGAERGEYLHQMYLDSFAATAAGRELAAYPKSMGSPALFAEHGALVGTLDLGSQRVATATMGYQHRPLDFERARAEIAVPTYMLKIVPGYDGKPRICELARTQITDLTIKDAWTGPARLQLFEHVLAPLADLPVREIVSASHIITDLTLAPLRPVHDYLEGNRS; encoded by the coding sequence ATGAAGGCAGCCGACGTGGCCCGCAGGCTGGCCACCCCGCTCACCGCCCCCGCCTACCCGGCCTCGCGCACCCGCTTCCGCGACCGCGAGTACCTGAACATCGTGTACCGCACCGACCCGGACGCCCTGCGCGCCGTGGTCCCGGAGCCCCTCGAGATCGAGGAACCGCTGGTGCGCTTCGAGATCATGCGGATGAACCAGGCCAGCAACTACGGCCCCTACACCGAGGCGGGCCAGGTCATCCCGGTCCGCTTCGGCGCCGAACGCGGCGAGTACCTGCACCAGATGTACCTCGACAGCTTCGCCGCCACCGCCGCCGGGCGCGAACTGGCCGCCTACCCCAAGTCGATGGGCTCGCCCGCGCTCTTCGCCGAGCACGGCGCGCTGGTCGGCACCCTGGATCTCGGCTCGCAGCGGGTGGCCACCGCGACCATGGGCTACCAGCACCGGCCGCTCGACTTCGAGCGGGCCAGGGCGGAGATCGCGGTGCCCACCTACATGCTCAAGATCGTCCCCGGCTACGACGGCAAGCCCCGGATCTGCGAGCTGGCCCGCACCCAGATCACCGACCTGACCATCAAGGACGCCTGGACCGGCCCCGCCCGGCTGCAGCTGTTCGAGCACGTGCTCGCGCCACTGGCCGACCTGCCGGTCCGCGAGATCGTCTCGGCCAGCCACATCATCACCGACCTCACGCTCGCCCCGCTCCGGCCGGTGCACGACTACCTGGAAGGGAACCGGTCATGA
- a CDS encoding GNAT family N-acetyltransferase: protein MTRKLPGYLTAREPVEADHAKVTVALSDWWGGLGGAAGEQQRALLVPRLMFQHFATSSTVLERDGRIAAFLIGFLSQSRPAESYIHFVGVDPALRGLGVGGWLYERFFAHSRANGRTVVRAITSPANAASHAFHTRMGFVTEPGPAEFEGRPVQPDYDGPGLDRLSFRLDLGDSATP, encoded by the coding sequence ATGACCAGAAAACTTCCCGGGTATCTGACCGCACGGGAGCCGGTGGAGGCCGACCACGCCAAGGTCACCGTTGCCCTCTCCGACTGGTGGGGCGGCCTCGGCGGGGCCGCGGGCGAGCAGCAGCGGGCGTTGCTGGTGCCGCGGCTGATGTTCCAGCACTTCGCCACCAGCAGCACGGTGCTCGAACGCGACGGGCGGATCGCGGCGTTCCTGATCGGCTTCCTGTCCCAGTCCCGCCCGGCCGAGAGCTACATCCACTTCGTCGGGGTGGACCCGGCCCTGCGCGGCCTGGGCGTCGGCGGCTGGCTCTACGAGCGGTTCTTCGCGCACAGCAGGGCCAACGGGCGCACCGTGGTGCGCGCGATCACCTCCCCGGCCAACGCCGCCTCGCACGCCTTCCACACCCGGATGGGCTTCGTCACCGAGCCCGGACCGGCCGAGTTCGAGGGCCGCCCGGTGCAGCCCGACTACGACGGCCCCGGCCTGGACCGCCTCAGCTTCCGCCTCGACCTGGGCGATTCCGCCACGCCGTGA
- a CDS encoding ABC transporter substrate-binding protein: MRSPTRRGLGAIAACSLLLTAGCAGAGGIGDPDDPNSINVLMVNNPQMLDIQRLTAQHFTSRTGVKVNFTVLPENDVRDKISQDFTSQAGQYDIATLSNYEVPIYARNKWLAPLDGFIAADPGFDQQDILEPIRQSLTAADGKVYAQPFYGESSFLMYRKDILAAKNLTMPDKPTWQQVADIASKVDGAEPGLKGICLRGQPGWGQLMAPLTTVVNTFGGTWFTQDWQAKLDSPEFTEATKFYVDLVRDHGEAGAPQAGFAECLNNMTQGKTAMWYDATSAAGLLEAADSPVRGKLGFAQAPVVKTKSSGWLYTWAFAVQQASAKQQAAWKFLSWASGKDYETVAGQQLGWSKVPDGKRASTYQRPEYLKLGGSYADATRTAIATADPRNPGVQPRPAYGIQFVGIPEFTNLGTQVSQEISSAIAGRQSVDEALKSAQGLADKVAAKYRKS; this comes from the coding sequence ATGAGGTCTCCTACCCGACGCGGGCTCGGGGCGATCGCGGCGTGCTCGCTACTGCTGACCGCGGGATGCGCGGGCGCGGGCGGCATCGGCGATCCGGACGACCCGAACTCGATCAACGTGCTGATGGTGAACAACCCGCAGATGCTCGACATCCAGCGGCTCACCGCCCAGCACTTCACCAGCCGCACCGGGGTGAAGGTGAACTTCACCGTGCTGCCGGAGAACGACGTCCGGGACAAGATCAGCCAGGACTTCACCAGCCAGGCCGGGCAGTACGACATCGCCACCCTGTCCAACTACGAGGTGCCGATCTACGCCAGGAACAAGTGGCTGGCCCCCCTGGACGGCTTCATCGCCGCCGATCCCGGCTTCGACCAGCAGGACATCCTGGAGCCGATCCGGCAGTCGCTGACCGCCGCCGACGGCAAGGTCTACGCCCAGCCCTTCTACGGCGAGTCCTCCTTCCTGATGTACCGCAAGGACATCCTCGCGGCCAAGAACCTCACCATGCCGGACAAGCCCACCTGGCAACAGGTCGCCGACATCGCGTCCAAAGTGGACGGTGCGGAGCCAGGGCTGAAGGGCATCTGCCTACGCGGCCAGCCCGGCTGGGGACAGCTGATGGCCCCGCTGACCACGGTGGTCAACACCTTCGGCGGCACCTGGTTCACCCAGGACTGGCAGGCGAAACTGGACTCCCCCGAGTTCACCGAGGCCACCAAGTTCTACGTCGACCTGGTCCGCGATCACGGTGAAGCCGGTGCGCCGCAAGCCGGTTTCGCCGAATGCCTCAACAACATGACCCAGGGCAAGACCGCCATGTGGTACGACGCCACCTCCGCCGCCGGACTCCTGGAGGCCGCGGACTCCCCGGTGCGCGGCAAGCTCGGCTTCGCCCAGGCGCCGGTGGTCAAGACCAAGAGTTCCGGCTGGCTCTACACCTGGGCCTTCGCCGTGCAGCAGGCATCGGCCAAGCAGCAGGCGGCCTGGAAGTTCCTGTCCTGGGCCAGTGGCAAGGACTACGAGACCGTGGCCGGGCAGCAGCTCGGCTGGTCCAAGGTCCCCGACGGCAAGCGCGCCTCGACCTACCAGCGCCCGGAATACCTGAAGCTGGGCGGTTCCTACGCCGATGCCACCCGCACCGCCATCGCCACCGCCGACCCGCGCAACCCGGGCGTGCAACCCCGGCCCGCCTACGGCATCCAGTTCGTCGGCATCCCCGAGTTCACCAACCTCGGCACCCAGGTCTCCCAGGAGATCAGCTCGGCCATCGCCGGACGGCAGAGCGTGGACGAGGCCCTGAAGTCGGCGCAAGGCCTGGCCGACAAGGTCGCCGCGAAGTACCGGAAGTCCTGA
- a CDS encoding CaiB/BaiF CoA transferase family protein, translating to MTENRGALDGIRIIDLSTVVMGPYATQILGDLGADVIKVEAPAGDMSRLSTPARNAGMGALALNVNRNKRAIALDLKRPQGKQVFLDLVRTADALVTNMRPGALTRLGLGYEDLAAVNPNLVYCNAQGFRSDSSLAGRAAYDEIVQATSGTADLMRRATGTPTYMPTILGDKVSGLTIVYAVLAALLHRQRTGEGQRVEVPMTDTMLAFNLVEHLAGRTFEPAQGLLGFPRSLAPGHRAVRTADGWACILPYSRENLLDFFTEAGAPELAEDPRFGTAESLAEHFGDLYELIEKFAVRRATADWEAACARLSIPFAPVLDLDQVTEDGYVREVGLLETAEHPTEGAYRVIGSPVRFSATPAGLRRHAPRLGQDNDEVLAELGYPPEQRRALAENGVTAS from the coding sequence ATGACCGAGAACAGGGGCGCGCTCGACGGGATCCGGATCATCGACCTCTCCACCGTGGTGATGGGCCCGTACGCGACCCAGATCCTCGGCGATCTGGGCGCCGATGTGATCAAGGTGGAGGCGCCTGCCGGGGACATGAGCAGGCTGTCCACCCCGGCGCGCAACGCGGGCATGGGCGCGCTGGCGCTCAACGTCAACCGGAACAAGCGGGCCATCGCACTCGACCTCAAGCGACCACAGGGAAAACAGGTCTTCCTCGACCTGGTGCGCACCGCCGACGCGCTGGTCACCAACATGCGCCCCGGCGCGCTCACCCGCCTCGGCCTCGGCTACGAGGACCTCGCCGCGGTCAACCCGAACCTGGTGTACTGCAACGCCCAGGGCTTCCGCAGCGACTCCTCCCTGGCCGGCCGGGCCGCCTACGACGAGATCGTGCAGGCCACCTCCGGCACCGCCGACCTGATGCGCCGCGCCACCGGCACCCCCACCTACATGCCGACCATCCTCGGCGACAAGGTCAGCGGGCTGACCATCGTCTACGCGGTGCTCGCCGCGCTGCTGCACCGCCAGCGCACCGGTGAGGGCCAGCGGGTCGAGGTGCCGATGACCGACACCATGCTGGCGTTCAACCTGGTCGAGCACCTCGCCGGCCGCACCTTCGAGCCCGCGCAGGGCCTGCTGGGCTTCCCGCGCTCGCTCGCCCCCGGCCACCGCGCCGTGCGCACCGCCGACGGCTGGGCCTGCATCCTGCCCTACAGCCGCGAGAACCTCCTCGACTTCTTCACCGAGGCCGGCGCGCCCGAACTGGCCGAGGATCCCCGGTTCGGCACCGCCGAGTCCCTCGCCGAGCACTTCGGCGACCTCTACGAGCTGATCGAGAAGTTCGCCGTGCGGCGCGCCACCGCCGACTGGGAGGCCGCCTGCGCACGGCTGAGCATCCCGTTCGCCCCGGTGCTGGACCTGGACCAGGTCACCGAGGACGGCTACGTCCGCGAGGTCGGCCTGCTGGAGACCGCCGAGCACCCCACCGAGGGCGCCTACCGGGTGATCGGCTCGCCGGTCCGCTTCTCCGCCACCCCGGCCGGACTGCGCAGGCACGCGCCGCGGCTGGGCCAGGACAACGACGAGGTGCTGGCCGAACTCGGCTACCCGCCGGAACAGCGCCGCGCACTCGCCGAGAACGGAGTCACCGCGTCATGA
- a CDS encoding zinc-dependent alcohol dehydrogenase family protein, whose translation MKAAVITGVGQVEVTTVPDPTPGPREVVVEVSACGLCGTDLHILQGEFAPTLPVIPGHEFAGVVVETGKDVTEVRAGDRVAVDPSLYCHECRYCRRGRNNLCERWAAIGVTNPGGAAQFAVAPVANCVKLPEHVRTEDAALIEPLSCAVRGYDILNSQLASRVLIYGSGTMGLMMLELGKRTGAASIEVVDLNPDRLATAHQLGVSGTATNADELDRPEGWDVVIDATGNEKAIQDGLGRVAKGGTFLQFGVSDYSARAVIEPYKIYNQEITITGSMAVLHSYERAADLFATGVLDPEIFISHRLPLDDYAEALESFRRGEGRKIQVLPGA comes from the coding sequence ATGAAGGCCGCCGTCATCACCGGAGTCGGTCAGGTCGAGGTCACCACGGTGCCCGATCCCACTCCCGGCCCCCGTGAGGTCGTCGTCGAGGTCTCCGCCTGCGGCCTGTGCGGCACCGATCTCCATATCCTGCAAGGGGAGTTCGCCCCCACCCTGCCGGTGATCCCCGGGCACGAGTTCGCCGGTGTGGTGGTGGAGACCGGCAAGGACGTCACCGAGGTCCGCGCCGGCGACCGGGTCGCGGTCGACCCCTCGCTGTACTGCCACGAATGCCGCTACTGCCGGCGCGGCCGCAACAACCTGTGCGAGCGCTGGGCCGCCATCGGCGTGACCAACCCCGGTGGCGCGGCCCAGTTCGCGGTGGCCCCGGTGGCCAACTGCGTCAAGCTGCCCGAGCACGTGCGCACCGAGGACGCGGCGCTGATCGAACCGCTCTCCTGCGCGGTCCGCGGCTACGACATCCTCAACTCCCAGCTGGCCAGCCGGGTGCTCATCTACGGCTCCGGCACCATGGGCCTGATGATGCTCGAACTGGGCAAGCGCACCGGCGCGGCCAGCATCGAGGTGGTCGACCTCAACCCGGACCGGCTGGCCACCGCCCACCAGCTCGGCGTCAGCGGCACCGCCACCAACGCCGACGAGCTGGACCGGCCGGAGGGCTGGGACGTGGTCATCGACGCCACCGGCAACGAGAAGGCCATCCAGGACGGCCTCGGCCGGGTCGCCAAGGGCGGCACCTTCCTGCAGTTCGGCGTCTCCGACTACTCCGCGCGGGCGGTGATCGAGCCGTACAAGATCTACAACCAGGAGATCACCATCACCGGCTCGATGGCCGTGCTGCACTCCTACGAACGCGCCGCCGACCTGTTCGCCACCGGCGTGCTCGACCCGGAGATCTTCATCAGCCACCGCCTGCCGCTGGATGACTACGCCGAGGCGCTGGAGTCCTTCCGCCGCGGCGAGGGCCGCAAGATCCAGGTCCTGCCGGGCGCCTGA
- a CDS encoding YwqG family protein has protein sequence MTRTTRPPALDLAARFPAIAAYARTTVRLHPRRGNPTAQDSHLGGPLLWPAGEPWPSCGRPKAFHPNPQQPEATVGVGQFYARDLPELPFPPGTDLLQVLWCPHTHEDLQGSIGPYVQLFWRDSDSITPTTEPPPEPGMLDGDDSRLPLPCVLNPERVREYPWYEELPAELVQALDGLEAEFGVAAGNDQYSYQYSLSIASGSKVGGWVAWSVTDQIPQPCPECASPMDHLLTIDDYEWDGGSLPRWRPIEEDLVDHLADRPTGMDLHDAVRIFVCPVSLDHPVRVDCQ, from the coding sequence ATGACCCGCACCACCCGTCCACCGGCCCTCGACCTGGCCGCCCGGTTCCCGGCGATCGCCGCCTACGCCCGCACCACGGTGCGCCTGCACCCGCGCCGCGGCAACCCCACCGCCCAGGACAGCCACCTGGGCGGTCCGCTGCTGTGGCCCGCGGGTGAGCCGTGGCCGTCCTGCGGACGCCCCAAGGCCTTCCACCCGAATCCCCAGCAGCCCGAGGCCACCGTCGGGGTCGGCCAGTTCTATGCCCGCGACCTGCCCGAACTGCCCTTCCCGCCCGGCACCGACCTGCTCCAGGTGCTGTGGTGTCCGCACACCCACGAGGACCTCCAGGGCAGCATCGGCCCGTACGTCCAGCTCTTCTGGCGAGATTCCGACTCGATCACGCCCACCACCGAACCACCGCCCGAGCCAGGCATGCTCGACGGCGACGACAGCAGGCTTCCGCTTCCCTGCGTGCTGAACCCGGAGCGCGTGCGCGAGTACCCCTGGTACGAGGAACTGCCTGCCGAACTCGTCCAGGCACTCGATGGACTGGAAGCCGAGTTCGGCGTCGCAGCGGGCAACGACCAGTACAGCTACCAGTACAGCCTGTCCATCGCCTCGGGCAGCAAGGTCGGCGGTTGGGTGGCCTGGTCGGTCACCGACCAGATCCCACAACCCTGCCCCGAGTGCGCGAGCCCGATGGACCACCTGCTCACCATCGACGACTACGAGTGGGACGGCGGAAGCCTCCCGCGCTGGCGGCCGATCGAGGAGGACCTCGTGGACCACCTGGCGGACCGCCCTACCGGCATGGACCTGCACGACGCCGTGCGGATCTTCGTCTGCCCGGTGTCACTCGACCACCCGGTGCGGGTGGACTGTCAGTAG
- a CDS encoding carbohydrate ABC transporter permease: MTRRAWRPWGALAWFAGILFFLPVAWMVLTSLHSESDAATNPPSVLAPLTFSGYAEFFGADGGASPWPPLLNSVTASVGSTILVLLLAVPAAYALSIRPVQKWSDVLFFFLSTKMLPVVAGLLPIYLIAQYTGLLDNISFLVVLYTSMNLPIAVWLMRSFLAEIPREMLEAAALDGAGLITTLRRVVAPVAMPGIAATALICFIFSWNELLFARVLTGVVAGTAPVFLTGFVTSQGLFLAKMCAAATVVSLPVLVAGFAAQDKLVQGLSLGAVK, encoded by the coding sequence ATGACCCGCCGCGCCTGGCGCCCGTGGGGCGCGCTGGCCTGGTTCGCCGGCATCCTGTTCTTCCTGCCGGTGGCCTGGATGGTGCTGACCTCGCTGCACAGCGAGTCCGACGCGGCCACCAACCCGCCGTCGGTGCTGGCCCCGCTGACCTTCAGCGGGTACGCGGAGTTCTTCGGCGCGGACGGCGGCGCCAGCCCCTGGCCGCCGCTGCTCAACTCGGTCACCGCCAGCGTGGGCTCGACGATCCTGGTGCTGCTGCTGGCGGTGCCGGCCGCCTACGCCCTGTCCATCCGGCCGGTGCAGAAGTGGAGCGATGTGCTCTTCTTCTTCCTCTCCACCAAGATGCTGCCGGTGGTCGCCGGACTGCTGCCGATCTACCTGATCGCCCAGTACACCGGGCTGCTGGACAACATCTCCTTCCTGGTGGTGCTCTACACCTCGATGAACCTGCCGATCGCGGTGTGGCTGATGCGCTCCTTCCTGGCCGAGATCCCCAGGGAGATGCTGGAGGCCGCCGCCCTGGACGGCGCCGGCCTGATCACCACCCTGCGCCGGGTGGTCGCCCCCGTCGCCATGCCCGGTATCGCGGCCACCGCGCTGATCTGCTTCATCTTCAGCTGGAACGAGCTGCTCTTCGCCCGGGTGCTGACCGGGGTCGTCGCCGGCACCGCGCCGGTCTTCCTCACCGGGTTCGTCACCAGCCAGGGCCTGTTCCTGGCCAAGATGTGCGCCGCGGCCACCGTGGTGTCACTGCCGGTGCTGGTCGCCGGTTTCGCCGCCCAGGACAAGCTGGTCCAGGGCCTGTCGTTGGGAGCTGTGAAGTAA
- a CDS encoding acyl-CoA dehydrogenase family protein, whose protein sequence is MATEPDLLTGDFYGFQHLLDDREQDIVRRTREFLAAEVAPIANAAWAAAEFPHDLVKGFAELDIAGLAYRGERSLLTGFLAMEMNRVDPSLATFFGVHSGLAMGSVNRCGSEEQKQRWLPAMARMEQIGAFALTEPEGGSDVSGGMRTTARRVGEDWILNGAKRWIGNATFADLIVVWARDEADNKVKGFVVERGTPGFTATRIEHKVALRTVQNADITLTDCRVPEANRLQRATGFRDTADILRQTLGGVAWQAVGVMMGAYEKALAYAKQRQQFGRPIAGFQLVQDLLVRILSNVTTSLALVTRLAQLQDEGVYRDEHSALAKAVCTVRMREAVGWAREILGGNGIILDHDVARFVADAEAIYSYEGTREMNTLIVGRAITGHSAFV, encoded by the coding sequence ATGGCCACCGAACCCGACCTGCTCACCGGCGATTTCTACGGCTTCCAGCACCTGCTGGACGACCGCGAGCAGGACATCGTGCGCCGCACCAGGGAATTCCTGGCCGCCGAGGTCGCCCCCATCGCCAACGCCGCCTGGGCGGCGGCCGAATTCCCGCACGACCTCGTCAAGGGCTTCGCCGAACTGGACATCGCGGGCCTGGCCTACCGCGGCGAACGCAGCCTGCTCACCGGTTTCCTGGCCATGGAGATGAACCGGGTCGACCCGTCCCTGGCCACCTTCTTCGGTGTCCACAGTGGACTCGCCATGGGCAGCGTCAACCGCTGCGGCAGCGAGGAGCAGAAGCAGCGCTGGCTGCCCGCGATGGCCCGGATGGAGCAGATCGGCGCGTTCGCCCTCACCGAGCCCGAAGGCGGCTCCGACGTCTCCGGCGGCATGCGCACCACCGCCCGCCGGGTGGGCGAGGACTGGATCCTCAACGGCGCCAAGCGCTGGATCGGCAACGCCACCTTCGCCGACCTGATCGTGGTCTGGGCCAGGGACGAGGCCGACAACAAGGTCAAGGGCTTCGTGGTCGAACGGGGCACCCCCGGCTTCACCGCCACCCGGATCGAGCACAAGGTCGCGCTGCGCACCGTGCAGAACGCCGACATCACCCTCACCGACTGCCGGGTCCCCGAGGCCAACCGACTCCAGCGCGCCACCGGCTTCCGGGACACCGCCGACATCCTCCGCCAAACCCTCGGCGGCGTCGCCTGGCAGGCCGTCGGCGTGATGATGGGCGCCTACGAGAAGGCCCTCGCCTACGCCAAGCAGCGGCAGCAGTTCGGCCGCCCCATCGCCGGCTTCCAACTGGTCCAGGACCTCCTGGTCCGCATCCTGTCCAACGTCACCACCAGCCTCGCCCTGGTGACCCGCCTGGCCCAGCTCCAGGACGAGGGCGTCTACCGCGACGAGCACTCGGCCCTGGCCAAGGCGGTCTGCACGGTCCGCATGCGCGAGGCGGTCGGCTGGGCCAGGGAGATCCTCGGCGGCAACGGCATCATCCTGGACCACGACGTGGCCCGCTTCGTCGCCGACGCCGAAGCCATCTACTCCTACGAAGGCACCCGGGAGATGAACACCCTGATCGTCGGCAGGGCCATCACCGGCCACAGCGCCTTCGTCTAA
- a CDS encoding carbohydrate ABC transporter permease translates to MTTLATRPSPVTGPPAQPRGLSTAARWARRAPLLPALIFTIAVTQLPFVATLVISFLQWNSLAPENRGFAWLDNYLAVITDPNLRNSVLTTILLTASVVLVSLILGLGLALLLDNKFRGRGLVRTMLIAPFLVVPVAAALLWKHALYNPEYGLFNGILGIEMDWISEMPLIAVIASLVWQWTPFMMLILLAGLQSRPLDAVEAAAIDGASGWQVFRYLTLPHLRQYLELGGLLGSIYIVQNFDAVFTITSGGLDTANLPYTIYQTFYQAHDYGAASAAGVVVVIGSIAIATFALRAVSSLLKNEVTR, encoded by the coding sequence ATGACCACCCTCGCCACCCGCCCCAGCCCGGTCACCGGGCCGCCCGCCCAGCCACGCGGACTGTCCACGGCGGCCCGCTGGGCGCGGCGCGCGCCACTGCTGCCCGCGCTGATCTTCACCATCGCGGTCACCCAGCTCCCGTTCGTCGCCACCCTGGTGATCTCCTTCCTGCAGTGGAACTCCCTGGCCCCGGAGAACCGCGGCTTCGCCTGGCTGGACAACTACCTGGCCGTGATCACCGACCCGAACCTGCGGAACTCGGTGCTCACCACCATCCTGCTCACCGCCAGCGTGGTGCTGGTCAGCCTGATCCTCGGGCTGGGACTGGCCCTGTTGCTGGACAACAAGTTCCGCGGCCGCGGCCTGGTCCGCACCATGCTCATCGCACCGTTCCTGGTGGTCCCGGTGGCCGCCGCGCTGCTGTGGAAGCACGCGCTGTACAACCCGGAATACGGGCTGTTCAACGGGATCCTCGGCATCGAGATGGACTGGATCAGCGAGATGCCGCTGATCGCGGTGATCGCCTCGCTGGTCTGGCAGTGGACCCCGTTCATGATGCTGATCCTGTTGGCCGGCCTGCAATCCCGCCCCCTGGACGCGGTGGAGGCGGCCGCCATCGACGGCGCCAGCGGGTGGCAGGTCTTCCGCTACCTGACCCTGCCGCACCTGCGCCAGTACCTGGAACTGGGCGGGCTGCTCGGCTCGATCTACATCGTGCAGAACTTCGACGCGGTCTTCACCATCACCTCCGGTGGCCTGGACACCGCGAACCTGCCCTACACCATCTACCAGACCTTCTACCAGGCACACGACTACGGAGCGGCCTCCGCGGCCGGGGTGGTCGTGGTGATCGGCTCCATCGCCATCGCCACCTTCGCCCTGCGCGCGGTGTCCTCCCTACTCAAGAATGAGGTGACCCGATGA